Proteins encoded within one genomic window of Companilactobacillus sp.:
- a CDS encoding M48 family metalloprotease encodes MYTEIDKNKRATVILIIVFIILFSLVGAVVGAVITFFSGSIPGAIMFGIGFFLFACLYCWYMDRYGTKFIMDQNNAVQVDHEDSPELYNIVDELILAAGLPMPEIYIIDDFDPNAFATGHDPEHSAVAVTTGLLKLMNHEELEGVIGHELSHIKNYDIRLSTMFFSLRHLMHLTTKALLFAGFGLVYNFFVNTKGFWSMILNLVISFFGVVILSAGIVIGACLYPEAILIEYAFSRNRESLADASSVELTRNPEGLLHALEKLQRYETEYYAVGDDSFHDPTTNSTNLSDQYSALYFNVSKGNKTNKKYFQRVSAFFENLTSTHPPLEKRIADLKKMSD; translated from the coding sequence ATGTACACTGAAATTGATAAAAATAAACGGGCAACCGTTATCTTAATAATTGTCTTTATCATACTGTTTAGTTTAGTCGGAGCTGTAGTTGGTGCAGTGATCACATTTTTTTCTGGATCTATTCCAGGAGCTATTATGTTTGGCATCGGGTTTTTCCTATTTGCTTGTCTATATTGCTGGTATATGGACCGATATGGAACGAAATTTATCATGGATCAAAATAACGCCGTGCAGGTCGACCATGAAGATTCGCCAGAATTATACAATATCGTTGATGAACTCATACTGGCAGCAGGTCTTCCAATGCCAGAGATCTATATTATTGATGATTTTGATCCCAACGCATTTGCGACCGGACATGATCCTGAACACTCCGCGGTTGCTGTGACAACAGGTTTGTTGAAATTAATGAATCATGAAGAATTAGAGGGTGTAATAGGGCATGAACTTTCACACATCAAAAATTATGACATTCGTTTATCAACGATGTTTTTTAGTTTGAGACACTTAATGCATCTAACCACCAAAGCATTGCTGTTTGCTGGTTTCGGATTAGTGTACAACTTTTTTGTAAATACCAAGGGCTTTTGGTCCATGATCCTTAATCTGGTGATCAGCTTTTTTGGAGTGGTAATTTTAAGTGCTGGAATCGTGATTGGTGCATGTTTGTATCCAGAAGCAATTTTGATTGAATATGCCTTTTCTAGAAATCGTGAGAGTTTAGCTGACGCTTCCAGCGTTGAATTGACGCGTAATCCAGAAGGGTTGCTGCATGCATTAGAAAAGTTGCAAAGATATGAAACTGAATATTATGCAGTTGGAGATGACTCATTTCATGATCCGACGACCAATTCAACCAATTTATCCGATCAATATTCGGCTTTATATTTTAATGTTAGCAAAGGTAATAAAACTAATAAAAAGTACTTCCAGCGTGTTTCAGCATTTTTCGAAAATTTGACATCAACTCATCCACCGTTAGAAAAAAGAATCGCAGATCTGAAAAAAATGAGCGATTAA
- a CDS encoding Nif3-like dinuclear metal center hexameric protein: MVKVQDILNKIEDFAPLSIKMEGDPSGFQMGDRQKEVKTVMTTLDVRPKVVQEAIDNKVDLILAHHPIMFHPARNLDLASPQNQMYRDLLANNIAVNASHTNLDKAHGGMNDWLMERLRENVEIKTSGYLDPDDDYSIGRVGVLAEEMDLLDFAKKVRDTFKLQNLRYVKSERGQKVKRVALIGGDAGKFYPEVIKANADTFITGDVYYHTAHDMMSNGLNVIDPGHHIEAIFIEKMAHKLSDWSNDYHWDLNIIQSQVNTEPYNFI, encoded by the coding sequence ATGGTTAAAGTTCAAGATATTTTAAATAAGATTGAAGATTTTGCACCATTAAGCATCAAGATGGAAGGAGATCCATCAGGATTTCAAATGGGAGATCGTCAAAAAGAAGTTAAAACTGTTATGACAACTTTAGACGTACGTCCAAAAGTCGTTCAAGAGGCAATTGACAACAAGGTCGACTTGATCTTGGCTCATCATCCAATCATGTTTCATCCAGCACGTAATCTTGATTTAGCTTCTCCACAAAATCAAATGTACCGTGATCTTCTTGCAAACAATATAGCAGTTAATGCTTCGCATACTAATTTAGATAAGGCCCACGGCGGCATGAATGATTGGTTAATGGAACGTTTAAGAGAAAACGTCGAAATCAAAACATCAGGATATTTAGATCCTGATGATGACTATTCAATTGGTCGTGTCGGAGTTCTTGCTGAAGAAATGGACTTGTTGGATTTTGCCAAAAAGGTTCGTGATACTTTCAAACTTCAGAACTTACGTTATGTTAAGTCAGAACGCGGGCAAAAAGTTAAACGAGTAGCACTAATTGGTGGCGATGCAGGCAAGTTTTATCCTGAAGTTATCAAAGCTAATGCGGACACCTTCATCACTGGCGACGTTTACTATCACACTGCACACGATATGATGTCTAACGGTCTGAATGTAATTGATCCTGGACATCATATTGAAGCAATCTTTATTGAAAAAATGGCACATAAACTTTCGGATTGGTCAAACGACTACCACTGGGACCTCAACATTATTCAGTCTCAAGTTAATACTGAGCCATACAACTTTATTTAG
- a CDS encoding tRNA (adenine(22)-N(1))-methyltransferase, with translation MTLLSKRLNAVSKMVDKNVRLADIGSDHAYLPVELITDKTINFAIAGEVAPGPRDRSLADVKKFGLSEQIDVRLGDGLAVIKAQDNIDTVVIAGMGGILISDILTRATTDQLSNVQTLILQPNIGEPLVRQWLISHSFKIVDEDIIEDENHVYEIIKANKSEQIQKLTEAQLLMGPILMTKRSETFIQKWTRKLNGYQKAVANMHNAKEIDETKIAQMNDYIKYIEEIL, from the coding sequence GTGACACTTTTATCAAAAAGATTAAACGCAGTTTCTAAAATGGTAGACAAAAACGTAAGATTGGCCGATATTGGATCTGATCACGCCTATTTACCTGTCGAATTAATCACCGACAAAACAATTAATTTCGCTATTGCCGGAGAAGTTGCGCCAGGACCTCGCGATAGATCTTTAGCCGATGTCAAAAAATTTGGACTTTCTGAACAAATCGACGTTCGTCTCGGCGACGGATTGGCTGTGATCAAGGCTCAAGATAACATCGATACCGTCGTAATTGCCGGTATGGGTGGAATCTTGATCAGTGATATTTTGACGCGAGCAACCACAGATCAATTAAGTAATGTCCAGACATTGATCTTGCAGCCAAATATTGGAGAGCCTTTGGTAAGACAGTGGTTGATTTCTCACAGTTTCAAAATTGTCGATGAAGACATTATTGAGGACGAAAACCACGTCTATGAGATAATCAAAGCAAACAAATCTGAGCAAATTCAAAAATTGACAGAAGCTCAGTTATTAATGGGACCAATTTTGATGACAAAAAGGTCAGAAACATTCATCCAAAAATGGACTCGAAAACTAAACGGTTATCAAAAGGCTGTTGCTAATATGCACAATGCTAAAGAGATCGATGAAACAAAAATTGCTCAAATGAATGATTATATCAAGTATATTGAGGAGATTTTGTAA
- the recO gene encoding DNA repair protein RecO — MNHKTTNFFGIVVKRQRYRERDALVTILTKEYGYRTFLVRGTQTGKSKISGAVIPFSYGDYTGLVKDQGLSYINSASNVKQFDQIIQDIELNAYATFLFDLVQNAFMDDKLPDDWYKTIFKTLMYIDNGADAQILVNIVQMHLLKVFGVAPNMQRCVVGGETEGRFDFSVVLGGLICSKHFSEDPNRLHLTDKTLYFIRLFSQIEIDQIRSIEIKPTNKDLIQHAIDAIYLGSVGYYPKSKTFIDKMKSWHL, encoded by the coding sequence GACCAATTTTTTTGGAATCGTCGTGAAACGTCAACGCTATCGAGAGCGTGATGCATTAGTCACGATTCTTACAAAAGAGTATGGTTATCGAACTTTTTTAGTCAGAGGAACACAAACTGGAAAATCAAAAATTTCCGGGGCAGTGATTCCTTTTTCTTATGGTGACTATACTGGATTAGTCAAAGATCAAGGATTGTCGTATATTAACTCAGCTAGTAACGTCAAACAATTCGACCAAATAATTCAAGATATTGAATTGAATGCCTATGCCACTTTTCTGTTTGATCTAGTTCAAAATGCATTTATGGATGATAAATTACCTGACGACTGGTACAAAACCATTTTTAAGACGCTGATGTATATCGACAACGGTGCAGACGCTCAGATTTTGGTCAATATTGTCCAAATGCATCTCTTGAAAGTATTTGGTGTTGCTCCAAATATGCAAAGATGCGTTGTTGGCGGAGAAACTGAAGGAAGATTCGATTTTTCAGTTGTTTTAGGTGGTTTGATTTGTTCAAAACACTTTTCAGAAGACCCAAATCGTTTGCATTTGACAGATAAAACACTTTATTTCATTCGTTTATTTAGTCAAATTGAAATTGATCAGATTAGAAGCATCGAGATTAAGCCAACCAATAAAGATTTGATTCAGCATGCAATCGATGCCATATATTTGGGCTCTGTTGGTTATTATCCAAAAAGCAAAACGTTTATTGATAAAATGAAGAGTTGGCATTTGTAG
- the glyQ gene encoding glycine--tRNA ligase subunit alpha gives MTKKLDVQNMILTLQSFWSEKGCMLMQAYDTEKGAGTMSPYTFLRAIGPEPWNAAYVEPSRRPADGRYGENPNRLYQHHQFQVVMKPSPENIQEYYLDSLRALGIEPLEHDIRFVEDNWENPSMGCAGVGWEVWLDGMEVTQFTYFQQVGGLQCKPVTSEITYGVERLAEYIQDVNSVYDLEWGDGVLYGDIFKEPEYEHSKYSFEESNQEMLFNFFNDYEKEAHRLIDLGLVHPAYDYILKCSHTFNLLDARGAVSVTERAAYLSRIRKMAHLIAAAFVEEREKRGFPLLNHKATTKEKAND, from the coding sequence ATGACAAAGAAGTTAGATGTTCAAAATATGATTTTGACACTTCAAAGCTTTTGGAGTGAAAAAGGCTGCATGTTGATGCAAGCTTACGATACGGAAAAGGGTGCTGGTACGATGAGTCCTTATACGTTCTTACGTGCAATTGGACCTGAACCTTGGAATGCTGCTTACGTTGAACCATCACGACGTCCTGCTGATGGCCGTTACGGTGAAAACCCTAACCGTTTGTATCAACATCACCAATTTCAAGTAGTTATGAAACCATCTCCAGAAAATATCCAAGAATATTACTTAGACTCATTACGAGCTTTAGGCATCGAACCGCTTGAGCACGATATTCGATTTGTTGAAGACAACTGGGAGAATCCTTCAATGGGTTGTGCTGGTGTTGGTTGGGAAGTTTGGCTTGATGGAATGGAAGTTACGCAATTTACTTATTTCCAACAAGTTGGTGGACTTCAATGCAAACCTGTTACTAGTGAAATCACATATGGTGTTGAACGTTTGGCAGAATACATCCAAGACGTTAACTCAGTTTATGATTTGGAATGGGGCGACGGCGTTCTTTATGGAGATATCTTCAAAGAACCTGAATATGAACACTCAAAATATTCATTTGAAGAAAGCAATCAAGAAATGCTTTTCAATTTCTTCAATGATTATGAAAAAGAAGCTCATCGTTTGATTGATCTTGGTCTCGTTCACCCAGCTTACGATTACATCTTGAAATGCTCACACACATTCAACTTGCTCGATGCTAGAGGTGCCGTTTCAGTTACTGAACGTGCTGCTTATTTATCACGAATTAGAAAGATGGCTCATTTGATTGCTGCTGCATTTGTCGAAGAGCGTGAAAAACGTGGATTCCCATTGCTAAATCACAAAGCCACAACAAAGGAGAAAGCAAATGACTAA
- the rpoD gene encoding RNA polymerase sigma factor RpoD — translation MATKKTTVSKTKKVVKSSKELESAIKKVIKDKKKAGQITEEELTSTLIKPFSLKDETLDDTLEQLQDKGVSVVDEDGNPSKLALMKEKKDEKAPSKKDTAAPADIKVNDPVRMYLKEIGRVPLLNAQQEVDLALKIEQGDEEAKQRLAEANLRLVVSIAKRYVGRGMQFLDLIQEGNMGLMKAVEKFDYRLGFKFSTYATWWIRQAITRAIADQARTIRIPVHMVETINKLIRIQRQLLQDLGREPLPEEIGAEMDMPTTKVRDILKIAQEPVSLETPIGEEDDSHLGDFIEDSDATSPEDHASYELLKEQLENVLDTLTDREENVLRLRFGLDDGRTRTLEEVGKVFGVTRERIRQIEAKALRKLRHPSRSKQLKDFLE, via the coding sequence ATGGCAACAAAGAAAACAACAGTATCAAAGACAAAGAAAGTCGTTAAATCAAGTAAAGAATTAGAATCAGCTATTAAGAAAGTTATTAAGGATAAGAAGAAAGCAGGTCAAATCACTGAAGAAGAATTGACTTCAACTTTGATCAAACCTTTCTCACTTAAAGACGAAACTTTAGACGATACTTTGGAACAACTTCAAGACAAAGGTGTTTCAGTCGTTGATGAAGATGGAAACCCAAGTAAACTGGCTTTGATGAAAGAAAAGAAAGACGAAAAGGCTCCATCAAAGAAAGATACTGCAGCACCTGCAGATATCAAGGTTAACGATCCGGTTCGGATGTACCTCAAGGAAATCGGTCGTGTTCCTTTGTTAAACGCTCAACAAGAAGTTGACCTGGCTTTGAAGATCGAACAAGGTGACGAAGAAGCCAAACAACGTTTAGCTGAAGCCAACTTGCGTTTGGTTGTTTCAATTGCCAAAAGATACGTTGGACGTGGGATGCAATTCTTGGATCTGATCCAAGAAGGTAACATGGGTCTAATGAAGGCCGTTGAAAAATTCGATTATCGTCTAGGATTTAAGTTTTCAACTTATGCAACCTGGTGGATCAGACAGGCTATCACGCGTGCAATTGCTGACCAAGCTAGAACTATTCGTATTCCAGTTCACATGGTCGAAACAATTAACAAGTTGATCAGAATTCAACGTCAATTGCTACAAGATCTTGGTCGTGAACCACTTCCTGAAGAAATTGGTGCTGAAATGGATATGCCTACAACTAAAGTTCGTGATATCTTGAAGATTGCTCAAGAACCAGTTTCATTGGAAACTCCTATTGGTGAAGAGGACGATTCACATCTTGGTGACTTCATTGAAGATTCTGATGCAACTAGTCCTGAAGATCATGCATCTTACGAATTGTTGAAGGAACAACTTGAAAATGTTCTTGATACGCTCACTGACCGTGAAGAGAACGTTTTACGTCTTCGTTTCGGTTTGGATGATGGTCGTACAAGAACTCTTGAAGAAGTCGGCAAGGTATTTGGCGTTACTCGTGAAAGAATTCGTCAAATTGAAGCTAAAGCATTACGTAAGCTTCGTCACCCTTCAAGATCTAAACAATTGAAGGATTTCCTTGAATAA
- the glyS gene encoding glycine--tRNA ligase subunit beta, with translation MTKNYLLEIGLEEMPAHVVTPSINQLAQKTAKFLKENRISFSSIEKYSTPRRLTLLVKDMSEKQPDIDVKAKGPSKKIAQDADGNWTKAAQGFARGQGMSTDDIFFEELKGTEYVYIQKHESGKDVADVLTGITDVIKSMTFPTRMRWANYDFEYIRPIHWLVSLLDDVEIPIQILDIKSGRVSRGHRFLGGNVEIDNARNYVEKLRSQFVIVDAKERKNIIRDQIQTIADDNDWVVDVDEDLLEEVNNLVEFPTTFHGSFAEKYLEIPEEVLITSMKDNQRYFYVRDKAGKLVPAFIGVRNGNSEYIENVIKGNEKVLVARLEDADFFFKEDQKKTIADYVEKLKTVNFHVKIGTMYEKMARVHQIADHLADLFKLSDTEKTDLLRASDIYKFDLVTNMVDEFPELQGVMGEKYANIMGETDGVATAIREHYMPSSSDGELPDTKVGATLSIASKLDSLETFFAVGLIPSGSNDPYALRRQAYGIIRILDKYDWSLNLDDLQGYLVQHVTVPANLDLNANEEELKSFMVDRIRQFLNTTSVRNDIIDAATSGSILNPIVMISTANVLQKHVADTDFKTNMEALSRIVNLAKKADFRYSKDLKVDSSLFEHPSETQLADGIQKIYDDHIRDVSQLYDRLTALKDVINSYFEENMIMDKNEDIKKNRLTQLVIANNLIVRLGDFSKIVIK, from the coding sequence ATGACTAAAAATTATCTGTTAGAAATTGGACTTGAAGAAATGCCTGCACATGTCGTGACTCCAAGCATTAATCAATTAGCCCAAAAAACTGCTAAATTTTTAAAAGAAAACCGCATTTCTTTCTCTAGTATCGAAAAATATTCAACACCAAGAAGATTGACTCTATTAGTTAAAGATATGTCCGAAAAACAGCCAGATATTGATGTTAAAGCCAAGGGTCCTTCAAAGAAGATCGCCCAAGATGCTGACGGCAACTGGACCAAAGCTGCACAAGGATTTGCACGTGGACAAGGCATGTCAACTGACGATATCTTTTTTGAAGAATTAAAAGGTACAGAATACGTTTATATTCAAAAACACGAATCCGGAAAAGATGTTGCTGATGTTTTGACTGGCATTACTGATGTGATCAAATCAATGACATTCCCAACTAGAATGCGTTGGGCAAATTACGATTTTGAATATATCCGTCCAATTCATTGGCTAGTTTCATTGCTAGATGATGTCGAAATTCCAATTCAAATCTTAGACATCAAGTCCGGTCGCGTTAGTCGTGGACATCGTTTCCTAGGTGGAAATGTTGAAATTGACAATGCTCGTAATTATGTTGAAAAATTACGTAGTCAATTTGTTATCGTTGATGCTAAGGAACGTAAGAATATCATCCGTGATCAAATCCAAACAATTGCTGATGATAATGATTGGGTTGTTGACGTTGATGAGGATCTTCTTGAAGAAGTTAATAACTTAGTTGAGTTTCCAACTACTTTCCACGGCTCATTTGCTGAAAAGTATCTAGAAATTCCTGAAGAAGTTTTAATTACTTCAATGAAAGACAACCAAAGATATTTCTATGTCAGAGATAAGGCTGGCAAACTAGTTCCTGCATTCATTGGTGTCAGAAACGGTAATTCAGAATATATCGAAAACGTCATTAAGGGTAATGAAAAAGTCTTAGTTGCCAGACTAGAGGATGCCGACTTCTTCTTCAAAGAAGATCAAAAGAAGACTATTGCTGATTACGTTGAAAAACTTAAGACAGTTAACTTCCACGTTAAGATTGGTACAATGTATGAAAAAATGGCACGTGTTCATCAAATTGCTGACCATTTAGCAGACTTGTTCAAACTAAGTGACACAGAAAAGACAGATTTGCTTAGAGCTAGCGATATTTACAAATTTGACCTTGTTACTAACATGGTTGATGAATTCCCTGAATTACAAGGTGTTATGGGTGAAAAATACGCTAACATCATGGGTGAAACCGATGGTGTGGCGACAGCAATTCGTGAACATTACATGCCATCATCATCAGATGGAGAACTTCCAGATACTAAAGTTGGTGCCACATTATCAATTGCAAGTAAGTTAGATTCACTCGAAACATTTTTCGCAGTTGGTTTGATTCCTAGTGGATCAAATGACCCATATGCACTAAGACGTCAAGCCTACGGAATTATCCGTATCTTAGATAAATATGACTGGTCATTGAACCTTGACGACTTGCAGGGTTATTTGGTTCAACACGTAACAGTTCCGGCAAATCTTGATCTAAATGCTAATGAAGAAGAATTGAAGAGCTTTATGGTCGATCGTATTCGCCAATTCTTAAATACTACTTCAGTTAGAAACGACATTATTGATGCTGCAACTTCAGGTAGTATTTTGAATCCAATCGTCATGATCAGTACAGCTAATGTACTTCAAAAACACGTTGCAGATACCGACTTTAAGACTAATATGGAAGCCTTGAGTCGTATCGTTAACTTGGCTAAAAAAGCTGATTTCCGTTACAGCAAGGACTTGAAAGTTGATTCATCATTATTTGAACATCCATCCGAGACGCAATTAGCAGATGGTATTCAAAAAATCTATGATGATCATATAAGAGACGTTAGCCAATTATATGATCGTTTAACAGCCTTAAAAGATGTTATCAATAGTTATTTTGAAGAGAATATGATTATGGACAAGAACGAAGATATCAAGAAAAATCGTTTGACTCAGCTAGTTATTGCTAACAATTTAATTGTTAGACTAGGTGACTTCTCGAAAATAGTTATCAAATAA
- a CDS encoding SAM-dependent methyltransferase — protein MLDKTIYDQIFKRSFTIPITVIFWDGKEKHYGPEGNSDITIKFNKQVPISEVVKHATLTLGEAYMDKDIEIQGSIQKLITSAYTQSDSFMSSTKLKKIVPKFSHSEENNKKEIQEHYDIGNDFYKLWLDDTMTYSCAYFRTPEDDLKTAQLNKVHHILNKLNTKPGETIIDIGCGWGTMMFTAAKEYGLKAKGVTLSQEQYDFVNNKIQEENLTDQMEVILEDYREINETFDHVVSVGMFEHVGEKHLEGYFKTVKKLLKPQGTALIHGITGQHEGLGVDPWLVKYIFPGGYIPDIKENIGHIMDAKLQIDDIEPLRRHYQKTVEIWHHNFLKVEDQVNDMYGERFVRMWDLYLQACAASFESGNIDVIQYLLTNGASGSSLPMTREYMTDKDRESVDKVTE, from the coding sequence ATGTTAGATAAAACGATTTACGATCAAATTTTTAAGCGTTCATTTACTATTCCAATAACAGTTATTTTCTGGGATGGTAAAGAAAAACACTATGGACCAGAAGGAAACTCTGACATAACGATCAAGTTTAACAAACAAGTTCCAATATCTGAGGTTGTTAAACATGCTACTTTGACTCTTGGGGAAGCTTACATGGATAAGGATATTGAGATCCAAGGATCAATCCAAAAACTCATCACATCTGCTTATACTCAGTCTGATAGTTTTATGTCCAGTACAAAATTAAAGAAGATTGTTCCAAAGTTCAGTCATTCAGAGGAAAACAACAAAAAAGAGATCCAAGAACACTACGATATCGGTAATGATTTTTACAAGCTATGGTTAGACGATACCATGACTTATTCATGTGCATACTTCAGAACTCCTGAAGATGATTTGAAGACTGCACAATTAAACAAAGTTCACCATATTTTAAATAAACTAAATACTAAACCTGGTGAAACTATCATTGATATTGGCTGTGGTTGGGGAACAATGATGTTCACTGCAGCTAAAGAATATGGTTTGAAGGCTAAAGGTGTAACACTTAGCCAAGAACAATATGACTTTGTTAACAACAAGATCCAAGAAGAAAACTTAACAGATCAAATGGAAGTTATTCTTGAAGATTACCGTGAGATCAACGAAACTTTCGATCATGTCGTTTCGGTTGGTATGTTTGAACATGTTGGTGAAAAACATCTTGAGGGATACTTCAAGACTGTCAAGAAACTTTTGAAGCCACAAGGTACTGCTTTGATTCACGGTATCACTGGACAACACGAAGGCCTCGGAGTGGATCCATGGCTAGTTAAGTACATTTTCCCAGGTGGCTATATTCCTGACATTAAAGAAAATATTGGTCACATCATGGATGCAAAATTACAAATTGATGATATTGAACCATTACGTCGTCATTATCAAAAAACTGTCGAAATTTGGCATCATAATTTCTTGAAGGTTGAAGATCAAGTTAATGATATGTACGGCGAAAGATTTGTACGTATGTGGGATCTATACTTGCAAGCCTGTGCTGCTTCATTTGAAAGTGGCAATATTGATGTAATTCAATATCTCCTAACTAACGGTGCCAGCGGCAGCAGTTTGCCAATGACACGTGAATATATGACAGATAAGGATAGAGAGTCTGTAGACAAGGTGACAGAATAG
- the dnaG gene encoding DNA primase, translated as MTAIATRIPEEFINEVSSKTNIVDVISRYVQLKKQGKQLMGLCPFHEERTPSFSVSEEKQFFHCFSCGRGGNVFKFIMEEEQKSFPEAVIEVAEMSNINVPSEFQGGGQSTNNSQHHTYLTMYEDVAKLYSHVLTKTEGGTQALKYLHNRNIDDEMINTFDIGYAPNNSNLLLQFFKDRDIDESTLRKSGLFAENENGEIFDRFRDRVMIPIKDETGHIIAFSGRILNKAQGIAKYMNSPETPIFDKGKTLFNLDLAKKSIRDKKSVILFEGFMDVMSAYRAGVTNGVASMGTSLTDQQLYSLSRLTDQINVCYDGDDPGVEATYRALTQLNDDRFEYGVISIPDKKDPDEFIRSEGAEKFRQLTDNSVQMPISFILNYFKRNYNLSNDRDKMKFLDQALQEIVKLRSPVEVDMYVGRLADELNLTKDIVNAQMTIVKRKQNLAKPANNYQNVQKAKLAESTANVPQKFDRIEKSERNLLYWAFDYPEIRVRLSSNDFEFVHSSYQKIFDALIAYEHSHGLEDKEIDPAQFSNVLDSDSSNIVSDITFKEMPSMYSDDEINDYFYNIQNSGLEFQLSDINRQLKKAAMVGDNKLQLELAQKLINVRKLLSND; from the coding sequence GTGACTGCAATCGCAACAAGAATTCCTGAAGAATTCATTAATGAAGTTTCCTCAAAGACCAATATCGTTGATGTCATCAGTCGATACGTCCAACTGAAAAAACAAGGAAAGCAACTGATGGGCTTATGTCCATTCCACGAAGAGAGAACGCCATCGTTCTCAGTTTCAGAAGAAAAACAGTTTTTTCATTGTTTCAGTTGTGGACGAGGCGGCAACGTCTTCAAATTCATCATGGAAGAAGAACAAAAGTCATTTCCAGAAGCTGTAATTGAAGTTGCGGAAATGAGTAATATCAACGTTCCTAGTGAATTTCAAGGTGGAGGTCAATCGACCAATAATTCACAGCATCACACTTATCTGACGATGTATGAGGATGTTGCTAAACTTTATTCCCACGTTTTGACAAAAACTGAAGGTGGGACTCAAGCTCTGAAGTATCTTCATAATCGTAATATCGATGATGAAATGATCAATACTTTCGATATTGGATATGCACCAAACAATTCCAATCTCTTGCTACAATTTTTCAAAGATCGTGATATTGATGAATCAACTTTGCGCAAATCGGGATTATTTGCTGAAAACGAGAATGGTGAGATATTCGACCGTTTTCGTGATCGAGTAATGATTCCAATCAAGGATGAAACTGGACATATTATTGCGTTTTCTGGTCGAATCTTGAATAAAGCACAAGGTATTGCCAAGTACATGAATAGTCCAGAGACACCAATTTTTGATAAAGGTAAAACTTTATTTAATTTGGATCTTGCCAAAAAGAGTATTCGTGATAAGAAAAGCGTTATTTTGTTTGAAGGTTTTATGGATGTCATGAGTGCCTATCGAGCTGGAGTAACAAACGGCGTTGCTTCAATGGGTACTAGTTTGACTGATCAACAGTTATATTCACTGAGTCGTTTAACTGATCAGATAAATGTTTGCTACGATGGTGATGATCCTGGTGTTGAAGCGACCTATCGTGCCTTGACGCAATTAAACGATGATCGATTCGAATACGGCGTCATTAGTATCCCCGACAAAAAAGATCCTGACGAATTCATTCGCAGTGAGGGTGCTGAGAAATTTAGACAATTGACTGATAATTCTGTTCAAATGCCGATTTCTTTTATCCTCAATTACTTCAAACGAAATTACAATTTATCAAACGATCGTGACAAGATGAAATTCTTGGATCAAGCGTTGCAAGAGATCGTTAAATTAAGATCTCCAGTTGAGGTCGATATGTATGTTGGCAGATTAGCAGATGAGTTAAATCTCACCAAAGACATCGTCAACGCACAAATGACGATCGTCAAGCGCAAGCAGAATTTAGCCAAACCTGCAAATAACTACCAAAATGTTCAAAAAGCTAAATTAGCCGAATCAACTGCAAATGTCCCACAAAAGTTTGATCGAATTGAGAAATCCGAACGAAACTTGTTGTATTGGGCATTTGATTATCCCGAAATTAGGGTTCGTCTTTCAAGCAATGACTTTGAGTTTGTCCATTCTAGCTATCAAAAAATCTTTGATGCATTGATTGCTTACGAACATTCTCACGGATTGGAAGATAAGGAAATCGATCCGGCACAATTTTCAAACGTACTCGATTCAGATAGCAGCAATATTGTCTCTGACATTACTTTTAAAGAAATGCCAAGCATGTACAGCGACGACGAAATTAATGACTATTTTTATAATATTCAAAACTCAGGTCTTGAATTTCAATTGTCAGATATCAATCGTCAACTCAAAAAAGCCGCTATGGTCGGGGATAACAAACTGCAGCTTGAATTAGCGCAGAAATTGATCAACGTTAGAAAATTGTTATCAAACGATTAA